The following is a genomic window from Pseudomonadales bacterium.
GCATCGAGCCCAACCATGATGTGCCCCGGAAAGGCACGGCAGGCCTCGGCAACGAAGCTCGGCTGCTTGACCGCCTGGGTGCCGATGATCAAATGACTGACCCCGGCCGCCAGATAGCGCTCGGCGGTCTCCAGGCTGCGGATGCCACCGCCGATCTGGATCGGCAGTTGCGGAAAGCGGCGCGAGATCGCCGTGATGATCTCGCCATTGACCGGATTGCCGGCAAAGGCGCCATTGAGGTCGACCAGATGCAGCCGCCGGGCGCCGGCCGCCACCCAGTGGGCCGCCATCGCCAGCGGGTCCTGCGAGAAGACCGTGCTCTCCTCCATGCGTCCCTGCCGCAGGCGAACACATTCGCCATCCTTCAGATCGATCGCGGGAATGACCAGAAAGGTCATGATGTGACTCCTTCAACAACGGCGGCGCCATCCCAGCGGCTGAAGTTGCGCAGCAGGGCCAGCCCGGCCTG
Proteins encoded in this region:
- the hisA gene encoding 1-(5-phosphoribosyl)-5-[(5-phosphoribosylamino)methylideneamino]imidazole-4-carboxamide isomerase; this translates as MTFLVIPAIDLKDGECVRLRQGRMEESTVFSQDPLAMAAHWVAAGARRLHLVDLNGAFAGNPVNGEIITAISRRFPQLPIQIGGGIRSLETAERYLAAGVSHLIIGTQAVKQPSFVAEACRAFPGHIMVGLDARGGRVATEGWAEQSGIEAVQLARQFADCGVSALIYTDIGRDGMMQGVNIEATVELARAAAIPVIASGGVTSIDDIRALKKVASSGIIGAITGRAIYEGSLDLAAAQRLADSEE